Proteins from a single region of Natrinema salifodinae:
- a CDS encoding Nif3-like dinuclear metal center hexameric protein: MDLAEFTDRLDAELRHDDYADLDASENGLQVGPDRAEIDHVAFAVDGVRETVDRAVEAGADALVVHHGISWGGIDRVTGRTYDRIAPLIENDLALYVSHLPLDGHQDLGNAAGVADVLDLADRAPFGELGPEYIGQRGTATEPYAPDGLRDRLDSTLETGGQAARVLDFGPDEIEDVAIVTGSGADWLDEAVAADVDALVTGEGKQKVYHEAQEADINVVLAGHYATETFGVRSLQELVAEWDDDLETTYIEVPTGL, from the coding sequence ATGGATCTCGCCGAATTCACCGACCGACTCGACGCGGAGCTACGCCACGACGACTACGCCGACCTCGACGCCAGCGAGAACGGGCTCCAGGTCGGCCCGGACCGAGCGGAGATCGATCACGTCGCCTTCGCCGTCGACGGCGTCCGGGAGACGGTCGACCGCGCGGTCGAGGCCGGCGCGGACGCCCTCGTCGTCCACCACGGCATCTCCTGGGGCGGGATCGACCGCGTGACGGGCCGGACCTACGACCGGATCGCGCCCTTGATCGAGAACGATCTGGCGCTGTACGTCTCCCACCTCCCGCTGGACGGCCACCAGGACCTGGGCAACGCCGCCGGCGTTGCCGACGTGCTCGACCTCGCGGATCGAGCGCCCTTCGGCGAACTCGGCCCCGAGTACATCGGCCAGCGCGGGACGGCGACCGAGCCCTACGCGCCCGACGGCCTCCGCGACCGTCTCGATTCGACCCTCGAGACGGGCGGCCAGGCGGCCCGGGTGCTCGACTTCGGCCCCGACGAGATCGAGGACGTGGCGATCGTCACCGGCAGCGGCGCCGACTGGCTCGACGAGGCCGTCGCGGCCGACGTCGACGCACTGGTGACCGGCGAGGGCAAACAGAAGGTCTACCACGAAGCGCAGGAGGCGGACATCAACGTCGTCCTCGCCGGCCACTACGCCACCGAGACGTTCGGCGTCCGGTCGCTGCAGGAGCTGGTCGCCGAGTGGGACGACGATCTCGAAACGACCTACATCGAGGTTCCCACGGGACTCTGA
- a CDS encoding acetamidase/formamidase family protein, giving the protein MSRQTITHKDGVVYEFAPDLEGVETVESGAELTIETRDSLDGAVQSEADVIESVPEEVNAATGPIAVEGAEPGDALRVEIEEIRLTEDQGRVITIDGFGLLDGDEGIEAPRTRMTPVDDGGEGEKATIAFDDLAVPVEPVVGTIGVAPAAESYTTLVPHDHGGNLDTTDVTGGNAIYFPVFQAGAMLAMGDCKAAMADGEMCGTGAEIGTEIDVTLEVIDGAATDVGLARPLIETDDAWKTVASAETLEAACELANRDAVDLLAAAHGFDDTDAYLFSSLAGGLEISQVVDPLVTVRNAIPKDYLPSPF; this is encoded by the coding sequence ATGTCGCGTCAGACTATCACTCACAAGGACGGCGTCGTCTACGAGTTCGCGCCCGATCTCGAGGGGGTCGAAACGGTCGAATCGGGCGCGGAACTGACGATCGAAACGCGAGACAGTCTCGACGGTGCGGTCCAGTCCGAGGCGGACGTAATCGAATCGGTGCCCGAGGAGGTCAACGCCGCGACGGGACCGATCGCCGTCGAGGGCGCCGAACCAGGCGACGCGCTCCGCGTCGAGATCGAGGAGATCCGCCTCACCGAGGACCAGGGGCGCGTCATCACCATCGACGGGTTCGGCCTGCTCGACGGCGACGAGGGGATCGAGGCCCCGCGGACCCGCATGACGCCGGTCGACGACGGCGGCGAGGGAGAGAAGGCAACGATCGCGTTCGACGACCTCGCGGTCCCGGTCGAACCCGTCGTCGGCACGATCGGCGTCGCGCCGGCCGCGGAGTCGTACACGACGCTCGTTCCGCACGACCACGGCGGCAATCTCGACACGACGGACGTGACCGGCGGGAACGCGATCTACTTCCCCGTCTTTCAGGCGGGAGCGATGCTCGCGATGGGCGACTGCAAGGCCGCCATGGCCGACGGCGAGATGTGCGGGACTGGCGCGGAGATCGGCACCGAAATCGACGTCACCCTCGAGGTGATCGACGGGGCCGCGACTGACGTCGGCCTGGCGCGCCCGCTGATCGAGACCGACGACGCCTGGAAGACCGTGGCGAGCGCGGAGACGCTCGAGGCGGCCTGCGAGCTCGCGAACCGGGACGCGGTCGACCTGCTGGCTGCGGCACACGGGTTCGACGACACCGACGCCTACCTGTTCTCGAGTCTCGCCGGCGGGCTGGAGATCAGCCAGGTGGTCGATCCGCTGGTGACGGTCAGGAACGCAATTCCGAAGGACTATCTCCCGTCGCCATTCTGA
- a CDS encoding cbb3-type cytochrome c oxidase subunit I, with product MSELPPRTTVKRWLVTTNHKDVGILYLATAIFFLLFGGILALLFRTHMWESGGIGLLENQEFNQSVTNHGLLMVFWYLSPFAFGFANYLVPLQIGAKDLSFPRLNAMSYWFYLFSGILVGIAFFQGRAFAGGWYMYAPLNVPMYNTAMAATAGGNLTILALILFVMSTTIATVNFLTTIHYERAEGLGLWNMPLFTWSILLTVWMMLFAFAALLAALLLLTSDRILLTQYYATDQGSSLLWAHLFWFFGHPEVYIVFFPALGVLFETFQTFCGRRLVGRKWVIIAMVLVAVQSFLVWAHHMFLTTINLPIKTLFMATTIGISLPFDLMVFSLIYTMVKGRVRFTTPFLWSLGTLVIFIIGGITGVFLGAVVLDYEFRGSYWVVAHFHYVMVAGSTALVGAIYYWWPKITGKMFDETLGKLHFAVYFVGFNLLYFPMFLAWETPRRVFHFPPEYTLYHRLATAGAFVLAASYLIMFYALGKSWLSGPDAPNNPWEYSRTAEWATTSPPPLENWPNRPSYASGKLEFVDDSAATDGGAAHARDARERTGQAVATEAEHEDHASIWPFGIGVGMFFSFLGLSGVTPWVAEFATARGAEIQETGSTDLVHPALLLLGVAILGYTLFEYGRERFHAPELAVAERWPFEGVGGTKLGVWFFLASDVVVFGAAIGAYIFMRLHEGWGEFETVPPSELVGLVNTYVLLTSSFTVVLALVMAERGNKRGLLGSLGATVALGLTFLGVKGWEWSQEFAHGIYWFTELHYSLYFVTTGLHAFHVILGLLIAGFMIYRVLTIDAYLQDDRPVEYFGLYWHFVDIVWVFLFPLFYLM from the coding sequence GTGAGTGAACTGCCGCCGCGGACGACCGTCAAGCGGTGGCTGGTCACGACCAACCACAAGGACGTCGGGATCCTCTACCTCGCGACCGCGATCTTCTTCCTGCTGTTCGGCGGCATCTTGGCGCTGCTATTTCGCACGCACATGTGGGAATCCGGCGGGATCGGCCTGCTCGAGAACCAGGAGTTCAACCAGTCGGTCACGAACCACGGCCTCCTGATGGTGTTCTGGTATCTCTCGCCGTTCGCGTTCGGATTCGCGAACTACCTGGTCCCGCTCCAGATCGGGGCGAAAGACCTCTCGTTCCCGCGACTGAACGCCATGAGTTACTGGTTCTATCTCTTCTCCGGGATCCTGGTCGGCATCGCGTTCTTCCAGGGGCGGGCCTTCGCCGGCGGCTGGTACATGTATGCGCCGCTGAACGTGCCGATGTACAATACGGCGATGGCGGCGACGGCCGGCGGGAACCTGACGATCCTCGCTTTGATCCTGTTCGTCATGTCGACGACGATCGCGACGGTCAACTTCCTCACGACGATCCACTACGAGCGCGCGGAAGGGTTGGGTCTGTGGAACATGCCGCTGTTCACGTGGTCGATCCTGCTAACGGTCTGGATGATGCTGTTCGCGTTCGCGGCGCTGCTGGCCGCGTTGCTCTTGCTGACTAGCGATCGGATCTTACTGACGCAGTATTATGCGACCGACCAGGGGTCGAGCCTGCTGTGGGCCCACCTCTTCTGGTTCTTCGGCCATCCGGAGGTGTACATCGTCTTCTTCCCGGCGCTCGGGGTGCTGTTCGAAACGTTCCAGACCTTCTGCGGTCGCCGCCTGGTCGGCCGGAAGTGGGTCATCATCGCGATGGTGCTGGTCGCAGTCCAGTCGTTCCTCGTCTGGGCCCACCACATGTTCCTGACGACGATCAACCTCCCGATCAAGACGCTGTTCATGGCGACGACGATCGGGATCTCGTTGCCGTTCGACCTGATGGTGTTCTCGCTGATCTATACGATGGTCAAAGGCAGGGTGCGCTTTACCACCCCCTTCCTGTGGAGCTTGGGGACGTTGGTGATCTTCATCATTGGCGGCATCACCGGGGTTTTCCTCGGCGCTGTCGTGCTCGACTACGAGTTCCGAGGCTCCTACTGGGTCGTCGCGCACTTCCACTACGTGATGGTCGCCGGTTCGACGGCGCTGGTCGGAGCCATCTACTACTGGTGGCCCAAGATCACCGGCAAGATGTTCGACGAGACGCTCGGCAAACTCCACTTCGCCGTCTACTTCGTCGGCTTCAATCTGCTGTACTTCCCGATGTTCCTCGCCTGGGAGACGCCCCGTCGCGTCTTCCACTTCCCGCCGGAGTACACGCTCTACCACCGGCTGGCGACCGCCGGCGCGTTCGTCCTCGCCGCGTCGTATCTCATCATGTTCTACGCGCTCGGCAAGAGCTGGCTCTCCGGTCCCGACGCGCCTAACAACCCGTGGGAGTACTCGCGGACCGCGGAGTGGGCGACGACCTCGCCGCCGCCGCTGGAGAACTGGCCGAACCGGCCCAGCTACGCCAGCGGCAAACTCGAGTTCGTCGACGACTCGGCCGCGACCGACGGCGGGGCCGCCCACGCCCGCGACGCCCGCGAGCGAACGGGCCAGGCCGTCGCGACCGAGGCGGAACACGAGGATCACGCGAGCATCTGGCCGTTCGGCATCGGGGTCGGGATGTTCTTCTCGTTCCTCGGGCTCTCAGGGGTCACCCCGTGGGTCGCGGAGTTCGCGACGGCACGGGGAGCCGAGATACAGGAGACCGGCTCGACCGACCTCGTGCATCCGGCGCTGTTGCTCCTCGGCGTCGCGATTCTGGGGTATACGCTCTTCGAGTACGGCCGCGAGCGGTTCCACGCGCCCGAGTTAGCCGTGGCCGAGCGCTGGCCGTTCGAGGGCGTCGGCGGGACGAAACTCGGCGTCTGGTTCTTCCTGGCGTCAGACGTGGTCGTCTTCGGGGCCGCCATCGGCGCGTACATCTTCATGCGGCTCCACGAGGGCTGGGGGGAGTTCGAGACCGTGCCGCCCTCGGAGCTCGTCGGCCTGGTCAACACCTACGTCCTGTTGACCTCGAGTTTCACCGTCGTCCTCGCCCTGGTGATGGCCGAACGTGGGAACAAGCGCGGCCTGTTGGGATCGCTGGGCGCCACGGTAGCGCTCGGCCTGACGTTCCTCGGCGTCAAGGGCTGGGAGTGGAGCCAGGAGTTCGCCCACGGCATCTACTGGTTCACCGAACTCCACTACTCGCTGTACTTCGTGACGACGGGTCTGCACGCGTTCCATGTCATCCTCGGCCTGCTTATCGCGGGGTTCATGATCTACCGAGTCTTGACCATCGACGCCTATCTGCAGGACGACCGGCCGGTCGAGTATTTCGGCCTCTACTGGCACTTCGTCGACATCGTCTGGGTGTTCCTGTTCCCGCTGTTCTACCTGATGTAG
- a CDS encoding glycerophosphodiester phosphodiesterase, with the protein MARPAVIAHRGYAAIAPENTVIAAERAAERDETAMIEIDVRPAACGTPVVVHDERLDGTRDGWPLTDAAGLVRATSLEELRETRVLGTDATIPTLSDLFAAVPETVGVNVELKNPGRADLRVGEALSEDERDRRRDAWRPFVERVIDDCEAFGGEVLFSSFCEGAIAALRDVTARYAAAPLLRDDPEAGLEIARRYDCEAIHPPRTAIGDAGVDGTGIVESAHEEGRTVNAWTATTWVQFERLAAAGVDGVIVDFPGVTGTGTRRTPGK; encoded by the coding sequence ATGGCCCGTCCCGCCGTCATCGCCCACCGCGGCTACGCCGCTATCGCGCCGGAAAACACCGTCATCGCGGCCGAACGCGCGGCCGAGCGCGACGAGACCGCGATGATCGAGATCGACGTCCGGCCGGCCGCCTGCGGAACGCCGGTGGTCGTCCACGACGAGCGTCTCGACGGGACCCGAGACGGCTGGCCGCTCACCGACGCCGCGGGGCTCGTCCGAGCGACGTCGCTCGAGGAGTTGCGGGAGACGCGGGTATTGGGAACCGACGCGACGATCCCGACGCTTTCCGACCTGTTCGCGGCCGTTCCCGAGACGGTCGGCGTCAACGTCGAACTGAAGAATCCCGGGCGGGCGGACCTGCGCGTCGGCGAAGCGCTATCCGAAGACGAGCGCGACCGACGGCGGGACGCCTGGCGACCGTTCGTCGAGCGGGTCATCGACGACTGCGAGGCTTTCGGCGGCGAGGTGCTGTTCTCGTCGTTCTGCGAGGGCGCGATCGCGGCCCTTCGCGACGTTACGGCTCGGTACGCCGCCGCGCCGTTGCTCCGGGACGATCCCGAGGCGGGGCTCGAAATCGCGCGCCGCTACGACTGCGAGGCGATCCACCCGCCGCGGACCGCGATCGGCGACGCGGGAGTCGACGGGACGGGCATAGTCGAGTCGGCCCACGAGGAAGGGCGGACGGTCAACGCCTGGACCGCCACGACCTGGGTACAGTTCGAGCGGCTCGCGGCGGCCGGCGTCGACGGCGTCATCGTCGATTTCCCGGGGGTGACGGGCACGGGTACTCGTCGAACGCCCGGTAAATAG
- the npdG gene encoding NADPH-dependent F420 reductase: MRIALLGGTGDIGEGLALRFARDTGHEILIGSRDPEKARDAVADYEDELDERGAEADVKGFANEMAADRADVVVLSVPPYYAGDTVDAVADSLDEDTVLVTPAVGMQGDEDGLHYHPPSAGSVTELVAQRAPDAVPVVGAFHNLAADALADLDNELDLDTLVVADDDDAKDTVLTLANEIEGLRALDVGPLANAAEVESVTPLVINIAKYNEDMHDVGVKWI; encoded by the coding sequence ATGCGAATTGCACTACTGGGCGGCACCGGCGATATCGGCGAAGGACTCGCCCTGCGGTTTGCGCGCGATACGGGCCACGAGATCCTCATCGGCTCGCGGGACCCCGAGAAGGCCCGCGACGCCGTCGCGGACTACGAGGACGAACTCGACGAGCGCGGCGCCGAGGCCGACGTCAAGGGCTTCGCGAACGAGATGGCGGCCGACCGCGCCGACGTCGTCGTCCTCAGCGTCCCGCCGTACTACGCCGGCGACACCGTCGACGCGGTCGCCGACAGCCTCGACGAAGATACGGTCCTGGTCACCCCCGCGGTCGGCATGCAGGGCGACGAGGACGGCCTCCACTACCACCCGCCGTCGGCCGGCAGCGTCACCGAACTCGTGGCGCAGCGCGCTCCCGACGCGGTCCCGGTCGTCGGCGCGTTCCACAACCTGGCCGCCGACGCGCTGGCGGACCTCGATAACGAACTCGATCTGGACACGCTCGTCGTGGCTGACGACGACGACGCGAAAGACACCGTGCTGACGTTGGCTAACGAGATCGAGGGGCTGCGCGCGCTCGACGTCGGACCGCTCGCCAACGCCGCGGAGGTCGAGAGCGTCACGCCGCTGGTCATCAACATCGCGAAGTACAACGAGGACATGCACGACGTCGGCGTCAAGTGGATCTGA
- a CDS encoding thioredoxin family protein, which translates to MRAARQLSMNHMTVTLKDFYADWCGPCKTQDPILEELEEDWEGRFEVEKVNVDEQQDVANEYQVRSLPTLVIENDDGIVERFVGVTQRDDIEDALESAGA; encoded by the coding sequence ATGCGCGCCGCGAGGCAACTATCGATGAACCACATGACTGTCACACTCAAGGACTTCTACGCTGACTGGTGTGGCCCCTGCAAGACTCAGGACCCGATCCTCGAAGAGCTCGAGGAGGACTGGGAGGGCCGATTCGAGGTCGAGAAGGTCAACGTCGACGAACAGCAGGACGTCGCCAACGAGTACCAGGTTCGATCGCTGCCGACGCTCGTCATCGAGAACGACGACGGCATCGTCGAGCGCTTCGTCGGCGTCACCCAGCGCGACGACATCGAGGACGCCCTCGAGTCGGCCGGCGCGTAA
- a CDS encoding preprotein translocase subunit Sec61beta has protein sequence MDRGQNTGGLMSSAGLVRYFDSEDSNAIRIDPKTVIAFGVMLGVLVQLLTFVS, from the coding sequence ATGGACAGAGGACAGAACACCGGTGGGCTGATGTCCAGTGCCGGGCTCGTCCGGTACTTCGACTCCGAGGACTCGAACGCCATCCGTATCGACCCCAAGACGGTCATCGCGTTCGGCGTCATGCTGGGCGTGCTGGTCCAGCTACTGACGTTCGTCTCGTAA
- the pdxT gene encoding pyridoxal 5'-phosphate synthase glutaminase subunit PdxT yields MSLTAGVVAVQGDVEEHAAAIERAAAARDHAVTVHEIRESGIVPDCDLLAMPGGESTTISRLVHSEGIAPEIRDHVAAGKPLLATCAGLIVASSDPNDDRVDDLGLIDVGVERNAFGRQKDSFEAPLDVAGLDEPYPAVFIRAPAIDSVGDADVLATWDDRPVAVRDGPVVGTAFHPELTPDSRIHGLAFFENQAAAVPAVEDAR; encoded by the coding sequence ATGTCACTGACTGCAGGCGTCGTCGCGGTCCAGGGCGACGTCGAGGAACACGCGGCCGCGATCGAACGAGCGGCGGCGGCCCGCGACCACGCGGTCACCGTCCACGAGATCCGCGAGTCGGGGATCGTCCCCGACTGCGACTTGCTCGCGATGCCGGGCGGCGAGTCGACGACCATCTCCCGCCTGGTTCACAGCGAGGGGATCGCACCCGAGATCCGAGACCACGTCGCCGCCGGCAAGCCGCTGCTCGCGACGTGTGCGGGACTGATCGTCGCCTCGAGCGATCCGAACGACGATCGGGTCGACGACCTCGGCCTGATCGACGTCGGCGTCGAGCGCAACGCCTTCGGCCGACAGAAGGACAGCTTCGAGGCGCCGCTGGACGTCGCGGGACTCGACGAACCGTACCCCGCGGTGTTCATCCGCGCGCCCGCGATCGATTCGGTCGGCGACGCCGACGTGCTCGCGACCTGGGACGACCGCCCGGTCGCGGTCCGGGACGGGCCGGTCGTCGGCACCGCCTTCCACCCCGAACTGACCCCGGACAGTCGGATCCACGGCCTGGCCTTCTTCGAGAACCAGGCGGCCGCGGTGCCGGCCGTCGAGGACGCGCGATAG
- a CDS encoding bifunctional nuclease family protein translates to MQASIDAVRVAGTPQGPVPVVVLAIDGEDDVVPIFIGFNEATSIARGLEAEDIGRPLTHDLLLDVMEELGSRIDRVVVSEIEQRDGGQGGTYIADLHLETPRGETIVDARPSDSLALAARTNASIEVTEEVFADGRDDSGKFAELEDIRDVSGDL, encoded by the coding sequence ATGCAGGCATCTATCGACGCGGTGCGCGTCGCGGGGACCCCCCAGGGGCCGGTCCCGGTGGTCGTCCTCGCGATCGACGGCGAGGACGACGTCGTGCCGATCTTCATCGGATTCAACGAGGCGACCAGCATCGCCCGCGGGCTCGAGGCCGAGGATATCGGGCGGCCGCTGACCCACGACCTCCTGCTGGACGTGATGGAGGAACTGGGTAGTCGGATCGACCGCGTCGTCGTCAGCGAGATCGAGCAGCGCGACGGCGGGCAGGGCGGGACCTACATCGCCGATCTCCACCTCGAGACGCCCCGCGGCGAGACGATCGTCGACGCCAGGCCGAGCGACTCGCTGGCGCTGGCCGCCCGGACGAACGCGTCGATCGAGGTCACCGAGGAGGTCTTCGCGGACGGCCGAGACGACAGCGGGAAGTTCGCGGAACTCGAAGACATCCGCGACGTATCCGGTGACCTATAA
- the hisE gene encoding phosphoribosyl-ATP diphosphatase produces MDETLDELFAVIEDRKDRLPEDSYTASLFTHEKGENAVLEKLGEETTELVLAAKEDDREEIAHEGADIVYHLLVLLAMKDMDVADLEAELEARR; encoded by the coding sequence ATGGACGAGACGCTCGACGAGCTGTTCGCCGTCATCGAAGATCGGAAGGACCGACTGCCCGAGGACTCCTACACCGCCTCCCTGTTCACCCACGAGAAGGGCGAGAACGCGGTGCTCGAGAAACTCGGCGAGGAGACGACCGAACTCGTCCTCGCCGCGAAAGAGGACGACCGCGAGGAGATCGCCCACGAGGGCGCCGACATCGTCTACCACCTGCTCGTGCTGCTCGCGATGAAGGACATGGACGTCGCGGACCTCGAGGCGGAACTCGAGGCGCGGCGCTGA
- a CDS encoding four-helix bundle copper-binding protein, giving the protein MALQQLEHADDHMQECIDNCLEAAQVCEWCADACAGEGEDMARCIRLCRDVADVTSLHARWMARNSGYHRELAAICADLCEECAEECEQHDHDHCQACAEILPKCAESCREMASS; this is encoded by the coding sequence ATGGCGCTCCAACAACTCGAACACGCGGACGACCACATGCAGGAGTGTATCGACAACTGTCTCGAGGCCGCTCAGGTCTGCGAGTGGTGTGCCGACGCCTGCGCGGGCGAGGGCGAGGACATGGCCCGGTGCATCCGGCTCTGTCGTGACGTGGCCGACGTCACGTCGCTGCACGCCAGGTGGATGGCTCGCAACTCGGGGTACCACCGCGAACTGGCCGCGATCTGCGCCGACCTCTGCGAGGAGTGCGCCGAGGAGTGCGAACAGCACGACCACGACCACTGCCAGGCCTGCGCCGAGATCCTGCCGAAGTGCGCCGAGAGCTGTCGCGAGATGGCGTCGAGCTAA